GCGGGTGGTGACCTGGCCATGGTCGAGCGGATGGCCGGCGACTACGACCGGGTGTCCCACATGCTCACCGAGATGAGCGACCTGGTCTACAACATGGTCAACTGCGACAAGCCGATCGTGTCCGCGATCAACGGCGTCGCAGTCGGAGCCGGTGCGGTGGCCGCCTTACTCGCCGACGTCGCCGTCATCGCCGAGGACGCCCGCATCGGCGACGGTCATGTGAAGCTCGGGGTGGCCGCTGGTGACCACGCCGCCATCATCTGGCCGCTGCTGGCCGGGACGGCGAAGGCCAAGTACTACCTGATGACCGGTGAGATGATCGACGGCATCGAGGCCGAGCGCATCGGGATGGTGGCCAAAGCCCTTCCGCGCGAGGAAGTTCTGGATGAGGCGCTGCGCATCGCCGACAACCTCGCCACCGGAGCACAGCAGGCGATCCGGCTGACCAAACGCGCGCTCAACAACTGGCTGCGCAACGCCGGCCCGATCTTCGATCAATCCGCCGCCTACGAGATGCTGACCTTTCTCGGTCCGGATGTGGTGGAGGGCTATACCGCGCTGCGCGAAAAGCGCACGCCGCGTTTCCCGTCCGCGCGGGGCGACTGACACTGCTCAGAGCTTGTAGCAGGCGGTCACGATGGCGCACCGATCACCGAGAGCAACTGCAGCTTCTCGTAACTCTCGCTACCGGGCACCGCGGTGTAGACCAACAGGGAGTGGGACTGCTCGGGGTCCAGCAGGATCTGGCAGTTCAGTTCCAGGCTCCCGACCTCTGGGTGCTCATATCGCTTGATATCTCGCGGCCTGATGCCGATCTCGTGCTCGTCCCACAAGAGCCGGAACTCCTCGCTTTCAGCGGTGAGCAATTCGGCGAATCGAGCAGCTTTGGATCCCGGCCCACGCAGTGCGAGCACTCCTCGAAGCCCGGACACATACATCCGCGAGTAGAACTCGTGGTCGTCAGGCGGGTAGATGTCGCGCGCCGTGGGATCGGTGAACCACCGGTACCCGATGCTGCGCGCCGGGCCGGTGTAGCGACACAGGTCGCCGACGAGGGCGACACCGAGCGGAGTCTGCCGCAACGTCTCCCCCAGCTCGGTGACGATCTCGGCCGGAGTGTCGGTGAGCCGGTCGAAGATTCGCAGCATTCCCGGGCTGATGTGATCACTGCTCGAGCCCCGTGCCGGCGGCTGGTGTCCGGCGAGGCGCAAGAGGTGGTCACGCTCATCGAGTGACAGGTGCAACCCCTGAGCGATCGACGCGATCATCTGCTCCGAGGGTTGCGGACCGCGTAGCTGCTCCAGCCGCGAGTAGTAGTCGGCCGACATGTGGCACAACGCGGCGACCTCCTCCCGCCGCAATCCAGTCGTCCGGCGGCGTTGGCCACGCGGGAGTCCGACATCCTCCGGCTGCAGCACACCGCGGCGGCGGACGAGAAACTCTGCCAGTCCGGCCCGATCGATCATGCGCGCCATTCTCTCCCGGGTCCGGTCGTCCAGCCACGGATCGTCAGACCGTGGATACGATGCAGCCCGGTCGGCACGCTCGAACACATGGCACATGATGACGACCTCACGATCGATGACCTGACGGGAAAGCGGGCGATGGTGACCGGCGCGAGTGACGGCATCGGCCTCGGCATCGCGACCAGGCTCGCCGGCGCCGGCGCCGAAGTGGTCATGCCGGTCAGAAACCCGCGCAAGGGCGAGGCAGCCGTCGCACAGATCCGCGAACGGCATCCGCACGCGAAGCTGTCGCTCGAAGACCTCGACCTGTCCTCGCTGGCGTCGGTCGCAGCTCTCGGCGAGAAGCTGCGCGCCGAAGGCGCTCCGATCCACCTGCTCGTCAACAACGCCGGGGTGATGACCCCGCCGGACCGGCAGACCACCGCCGACGGATTCGAGTTGCAGTTCGGCACGAATCATCTGGGCCACTTCGCACTCACCGCCCACCTGCTGCCCCTGCTCAAAGCAGGACGTGCGCGGGTGACGTCGCAGACCAGCGTCGCCGCCCGCAGCGGCGCCATCAACTGGAATGACCTGCACTGGGAGCACTCCTACGACGGCATGGCCGCCTACCGGCAGTCCAAGATCGCGGTCGGGTTGTTCGGGCTTGAGCTCAGCCGTCGCAGCACAGCTGCGGGTTGGGACATCACCAGCAACATCTCACATCCCGGTGTCGCGCCGACCAACCTGCTGGCGGCACGTCCGGAGATCGGACGCGCCAAGGACACGACGGGCGTGCGACTGATCCGCTGGTTCTCCGCGCGGGGCCTCATCGTGGGGACCGTGGACAGCGCGCAGCTGCCTGCACTGATGGCCGCGACGTCGGCCCAGGCCAAGGACGGAGCGTTCTACGGACCGCGCTGGCCAGGGCATGTCGGCGGCCCTCCCGGCGAGCAGAAACCCTGGAAACCGCTGCGCGACAACGAGAGTGCATCGCGCTTGTGGAAGGTGTCCCAGGAACTCACGGGTGTGACTTTCGCGTGTGCGACTCCGTAGGGATGGTCGCGTTGCTGGCCACCGGAGCACTCGATGGCCCGACGTTAAACCGTTATGTCACAACGATTGTCAAAGGAATGGAGAACCGATGAATCGCACCGGCATTGGCGAATCGCGAGCAGTTCTTCGCCGACCTTGAGGGGAATCCGGTCCGCGCGCGGCCACCCCGCCGACCGTGACGTCTTCCTCCGCAATCTGCGCCGCCGGCGCGGCTCTTCGCCCGCCAGACCGCCGAGATCAGCCTGCTTATCGACCCAAAGGCACTGCATGCACGTCTCGACCGGCCCTTCGACGTCGAGGAACTGACGGCCAGCCTGGACAACGAAACGTACCTGGTCACGCACCCTTGAGCGGACCGGGCTGCGGCATCCGGCCGCGGGCCACCTGCGCGGCCCCGTTGCCGGTGACCAGCCAGAGCGTGGCAAGTTGTGCGATGAAGTCGTCGATGGACAGGTCGATGCCTCCGTTAACGTATCCCAGGATGGCGTCGGCCGTCCCGCCGACGATGAACGCTGGCGCCACCTTCGCCAAGGGATCCTTCTCCAATTCGACACCGTGAACGGTGCGGCCGTGATCGATCAGCACGTCGGTGAGCCGATGCATGACCGTGGCGCGGTGGGCATCAAGCTCGGGCGACGCTGCCACCCCGCCGAGTAGGACACGGGCGCGACGCGGGTCGTCGACGAGGGCCCGCACCGCGGCCGCCACACTCACCAGTGCCTGGACCTCCAGGGGCTGCTGCGCCACCTCATCCGCTGCAGCCACGGTGGCGCTGCGTACGCCGTCGGCGATGTCGTCGACAACCGCGGCCGACAAGCTGTCCAGATCGGTGAAGCTCTCGTAGAAATACCGTTTGTTGAGACCGGCTGCGGAACAGAGCTTCTCGACTGTCGCGCCGCGCCACTCATTGCGCGTCATCAGGTCCATCGCAGCATCCAGCAGACGCTCACGCCGTTGCCGGCGCCGAGCATCGGCGGATTGGCCCCCGTAAGCGCGATTGGCCGTTGACACCACCCCGACATTCTGGCACGGTTCCGTACCAGACATTAGGCACGATTCCGTACCAGATATTCGAGAGGTGCCCATGACTACCGCAGACACCCAGGCGCACGGCGCCAGCCGCACACCAGAACCGGCCAAGGTGTCGGTGCTGGACGACTTGCGCGAGTTATCGCTCACCTCGCCCGTACTGGCGCGCCACCAGGGCTGGGACTACCTGCAGAGCCTCGGCAAGTCCGGACGGCGCGACCAACTGGCCGCCCTGTTCGAACGCGGTCAGGCGCCCGATGGACCACACGGCGCCCTGGAGGGGCTAATCGTCGGCAACCTGTTCGGCATCCCTGAGGCACATCTGGCCAATCCGCTGTTGAAGATCGATCCGACCTGGCGCGGAAAGACATTCGACACCCACACTGGCTTCAACCGCCTCTCCTTGTTGGCCAGGTACGCGATGCGTGTCATCGCACCCCTCTACCGCGGCCTGCACCGGGCCGGATCCGAGATGGTGGGATTCCAGTTCACTCATTGCATCGACACGGCGGCCATCCCGCCGTACATCAAAGTGCGGGCCCTGGACTACAGCCCGGATGAGTACCGCAACCCGAGCGTGCGCACGTTCCCGATCAAGCGGACCCGTGACGAGGTCGTGGAGCTGCTGCCAGGGCTCTATCTCGGGCGGGCCTTGCTGAGAATGCACAGCGGCGAGGTTCGGCTGATCGCGTATTTCGCGTTGCGCGAATTCACCGATGAGAGCGCCGGCCGATGATCGACCTCGCCGGAGCCGTCGCCTGCGTCACCGGGGGCGCCCGCGGCATCGGCCGCGCTACCGCGGTGGCGCTGGTCGAGCGGGGCGCAACGGTGTGGATCGGTGACGTCGACGCCGACCAGGCAGCCCGCACTGCCGGCGAGATCGGCGCCAATGCAACACAACTCGATGTCACTGATGAGTCAAGCGTGGCGGCGTTCCACCGGGCGGCATCTGCCGACGGACCCGTGGCGATGTTGGTGAACAACGCAGGCATCCAGCACATGGGCCCGTTCGTCGACCAGAAGCTCACGGCATACCACCAAGAGATCGCGGTCAATCTGACTGGCGTCGTAAACGGCATGCACGAATTCCTTCCCGGCATGCTCGAGCGCAATCACGGCCACATCGTGAATGTCGCTTCGATGGCGGCCAAGGTGACCACGCCAGGGATGTCGGTGTACTGCGCGACGAAGTACGCGGTGGCGGCCTTGTCGCGGGCTGTCCGCGCCGAAATCGCCCACACCGACGTCACCATCACTACCGTCATGCCCACGGCAGTTCACACCGACCTGACAGCAGGAGTCACACTCGATCTTCTCCCCACCCGCCAGCCCGACCAGATCGGAACCGTCATCGCCGACAGCGCACGAAGCCCCGGACGCGAAGTCACCGTCCCGAAATGGTTGTCGCCGTTCGGGTTGCTGGAGGAGGCCACGCCGGAGCCCGTGATGCAACTGCTCAAACGACTCGCAACCCGAAACGAGCCTCCCGGCCATTTCGACGAAGCCCGTCGCCGGGACTATTTGAATCGGATCGGCGGATGACGACATTGGCCGCCTACCTTGTCTCCCCTGCGAACAAACACCGCCTCCAAGCATTCGGCGCCGCTGTCACCTCGCGGTTTCCGAGCGGCGAACGTCCGCTGGCCAAGCCGCCCCCGGGATCGAGCCTCAAGCCGGTGATGGGTGACTATGGCTTCCCGTTTCTCGGCCACGTATTGAGCTCGCTGGCCGATCCCCTGTCCTTCGCCCGTGACCGCTACGAGCGATACGGGCCAGTGTCGTGGGCCGGGGGCGTGGGCTTCCGTGTCGTCGGACTCATGGGCCCGGACGCCCTGGAAACTGCGTGGATCAACAAGGACAAGGTGTTCTCCAGCACCCGTGGCTGGGCACCGGTCATCGGACCGTTCTTCCACCGCGGAATCATGCTGCTCGATTTCGACGAACACCGCGACCACCGTCGCATCATGCAACAGGCTTTTACTCGCAGTGCGCTGGACGGCTACCTGGATCTGATGCGGCCCAGTATCGATCGCACACTGGGCAATTGGCCTTCGACACAGGACTTTCCGTTCTACCCGTCCATCAAGCACCTGCTGCTCGAGCAGGCCGCCGAGGTGTTCGTCGGGACTCATCTCGGCCCCGAATCCGACCAGCTGTCGGCAGACTTCCACGCGACGGTTCGCGGCGGGCAGGCCCTGGTGCGCGCGGACGTGCCCGGCGGTGTGTGGGCAAGAGGGCTACGCGCGCGGGAGCGGCTCGAACGCTACTTCGCCGAGCAGGTTCCGGATCGGCAGCGCGGCGCCGGCACCGACCTGTTCTCGACGCTGTGTCGCAGCGAGGACGAGGACGGGGCCCGGTTCACCCCGGCCGACATCGTCAACCACATGATCTTCCTGCTGATGGCCGCACACGACACCACCGCCATCGCCCTGTCCATGCTGACCTACGAGCTGGGCCGAAACCGGCAGTGGCAGGACGCACTTCGCGAGGAAGCGGTCAGTCGGCCGAATGACACCCCGAATCTGCTGGATCTGGACGCCTACCCGCTGCTCGACGCCGCGTTCAAGGAGATCCTTCGGATGTACGCACCCGCGGGTGCGCTGTTCCGCCAAACCGTCCGCGACACCGAGATCCTCGGACATTTCGTCCCGCGCAAGACCCAGGTGGCGATCAATGTGTATGCCTCCATGCGGCTTTCCGACTGGTGGCCCGATCCGGACACGTTCAATCCCGAACGATTCGTCAACAATGCCGGGTCACGCGCCGCGGTGAGCCGCTATGTGTTCGCACCGTTCGGTGGC
The genomic region above belongs to Mycolicibacterium sp. HK-90 and contains:
- a CDS encoding enoyl-CoA hydratase/isomerase family protein; protein product: MDAMPPINFSDYQQLTLTRRDNGVLLITLNRPEKYNAADEGMHTELANIWKDVAADPQTRVAVITGAGKAFSAGGDLAMVERMAGDYDRVSHMLTEMSDLVYNMVNCDKPIVSAINGVAVGAGAVAALLADVAVIAEDARIGDGHVKLGVAAGDHAAIIWPLLAGTAKAKYYLMTGEMIDGIEAERIGMVAKALPREEVLDEALRIADNLATGAQQAIRLTKRALNNWLRNAGPIFDQSAAYEMLTFLGPDVVEGYTALREKRTPRFPSARGD
- a CDS encoding helix-turn-helix transcriptional regulator, which encodes MIDRAGLAEFLVRRRGVLQPEDVGLPRGQRRRTTGLRREEVAALCHMSADYYSRLEQLRGPQPSEQMIASIAQGLHLSLDERDHLLRLAGHQPPARGSSSDHISPGMLRIFDRLTDTPAEIVTELGETLRQTPLGVALVGDLCRYTGPARSIGYRWFTDPTARDIYPPDDHEFYSRMYVSGLRGVLALRGPGSKAARFAELLTAESEEFRLLWDEHEIGIRPRDIKRYEHPEVGSLELNCQILLDPEQSHSLLVYTAVPGSESYEKLQLLSVIGAPS
- a CDS encoding SDR family oxidoreductase, encoding MAHDDDLTIDDLTGKRAMVTGASDGIGLGIATRLAGAGAEVVMPVRNPRKGEAAVAQIRERHPHAKLSLEDLDLSSLASVAALGEKLRAEGAPIHLLVNNAGVMTPPDRQTTADGFELQFGTNHLGHFALTAHLLPLLKAGRARVTSQTSVAARSGAINWNDLHWEHSYDGMAAYRQSKIAVGLFGLELSRRSTAAGWDITSNISHPGVAPTNLLAARPEIGRAKDTTGVRLIRWFSARGLIVGTVDSAQLPALMAATSAQAKDGAFYGPRWPGHVGGPPGEQKPWKPLRDNESASRLWKVSQELTGVTFACATP
- a CDS encoding TetR/AcrR family transcriptional regulator translates to MTRNEWRGATVEKLCSAAGLNKRYFYESFTDLDSLSAAVVDDIADGVRSATVAAADEVAQQPLEVQALVSVAAAVRALVDDPRRARVLLGGVAASPELDAHRATVMHRLTDVLIDHGRTVHGVELEKDPLAKVAPAFIVGGTADAILGYVNGGIDLSIDDFIAQLATLWLVTGNGAAQVARGRMPQPGPLKGA
- a CDS encoding SDR family NAD(P)-dependent oxidoreductase; the protein is MIDLAGAVACVTGGARGIGRATAVALVERGATVWIGDVDADQAARTAGEIGANATQLDVTDESSVAAFHRAASADGPVAMLVNNAGIQHMGPFVDQKLTAYHQEIAVNLTGVVNGMHEFLPGMLERNHGHIVNVASMAAKVTTPGMSVYCATKYAVAALSRAVRAEIAHTDVTITTVMPTAVHTDLTAGVTLDLLPTRQPDQIGTVIADSARSPGREVTVPKWLSPFGLLEEATPEPVMQLLKRLATRNEPPGHFDEARRRDYLNRIGG
- a CDS encoding cytochrome P450 translates to MTTLAAYLVSPANKHRLQAFGAAVTSRFPSGERPLAKPPPGSSLKPVMGDYGFPFLGHVLSSLADPLSFARDRYERYGPVSWAGGVGFRVVGLMGPDALETAWINKDKVFSSTRGWAPVIGPFFHRGIMLLDFDEHRDHRRIMQQAFTRSALDGYLDLMRPSIDRTLGNWPSTQDFPFYPSIKHLLLEQAAEVFVGTHLGPESDQLSADFHATVRGGQALVRADVPGGVWARGLRARERLERYFAEQVPDRQRGAGTDLFSTLCRSEDEDGARFTPADIVNHMIFLLMAAHDTTAIALSMLTYELGRNRQWQDALREEAVSRPNDTPNLLDLDAYPLLDAAFKEILRMYAPAGALFRQTVRDTEILGHFVPRKTQVAINVYASMRLSDWWPDPDTFNPERFVNNAGSRAAVSRYVFAPFGGGAHKCIGQQFADMTVKTTMHQMLRRFEWSVPADYQPQLTWGTGPTPADDLPITLRARVGN